A DNA window from Pseudomonas sp. GD03919 contains the following coding sequences:
- the fba gene encoding class II fructose-bisphosphate aldolase (catalyzes the reversible aldol condensation of dihydroxyacetonephosphate and glyceraldehyde 3-phosphate in the Calvin cycle, glycolysis, and/or gluconeogenesis), with amino-acid sequence MALISMRQMLDHAAEFGYGVPAFNVNNLEQMRAIMEAADKTDSPVIVQASAGARKYAGAPFLRHLILAAIEEFPHIPVCMHQDHGTSPDVCQRSIQLGFSSVMMDGSLKEDGKTPADYDYNVRVTQQTVAFAHACGVSVEGELGCLGSLETGMAGEEDGVGAEGVLDHSQLLTDPEEAAAFVKATQVDALAIAIGTSHGAYKFTKPPTGDVLSIERIKEIHKRIPNTHLVMHGSSSVPQEWLKVINEFGGDIKETYGVPVEEIVEGIKHGVRKVNIDTDLRLASTGAIRRMMAEHPSEFDPRKFFAKTIVAMRDICIARYEAFGTAGNASKIKPISLEGMYQRYASGELNAKVN; translated from the coding sequence ATGGCACTTATCAGCATGCGCCAGATGCTCGACCACGCCGCCGAATTCGGCTACGGCGTGCCAGCCTTCAACGTCAACAACCTCGAGCAGATGCGCGCCATCATGGAAGCCGCCGACAAGACCGATTCGCCGGTCATCGTCCAGGCCTCCGCTGGTGCCCGCAAATACGCCGGTGCGCCGTTCCTGCGCCACCTGATCCTGGCTGCCATCGAAGAATTCCCGCATATCCCGGTGTGCATGCACCAGGATCACGGCACCAGCCCGGACGTCTGCCAGCGCTCGATCCAGCTGGGTTTCTCCTCGGTGATGATGGACGGCTCGCTGAAAGAAGACGGCAAGACCCCGGCCGACTACGACTACAACGTCCGCGTCACCCAGCAGACCGTGGCCTTTGCTCACGCCTGCGGCGTGTCGGTGGAAGGCGAACTGGGTTGCCTGGGCAGCCTGGAAACCGGCATGGCTGGTGAGGAAGACGGCGTTGGCGCCGAGGGCGTGCTCGATCACAGCCAACTGCTGACTGATCCGGAAGAAGCCGCTGCCTTCGTCAAGGCCACTCAGGTCGATGCCCTGGCCATCGCCATCGGCACCAGCCACGGCGCCTACAAGTTCACCAAGCCGCCAACCGGCGATGTGCTCTCCATCGAGCGCATCAAGGAAATCCACAAGCGCATCCCCAACACCCACCTGGTCATGCACGGTTCCTCCTCCGTGCCGCAGGAGTGGCTGAAGGTGATCAACGAATTCGGCGGCGACATCAAGGAAACCTACGGCGTGCCGGTCGAGGAAATCGTCGAGGGGATCAAGCACGGCGTGCGCAAGGTCAACATCGACACCGACCTGCGTCTGGCCTCCACGGGTGCGATCCGCCGCATGATGGCCGAGCACCCGAGCGAGTTCGACCCGCGCAAGTTCTTCGCCAAGACCATCGTCGCCATGCGTGACATCTGCATCGCCCGCTACGAAGCCTTCGGCACTGCCGGTAACGCCTCGAAGATCAAACCGATCTCCCTGGAGGGCATGTACCAGCGCTACGCCAGCGGCGAGCTGAACGCCAAGGTCAACTGA
- a CDS encoding MliC family protein: protein MRLMAGLLATAALAGCSSQPAAPDHWNRWVCDSQAEVQWRFANGGFDQVDVRLGGDDIVYRLTQEPAASGALYSDGRLSFHTKGEEGLVYWTASDDLIGRGCKAP, encoded by the coding sequence ATGAGGCTTATGGCCGGGCTGCTGGCAACAGCGGCCCTGGCAGGTTGCAGCAGCCAGCCGGCGGCGCCGGATCACTGGAACCGCTGGGTGTGCGACAGCCAGGCCGAAGTGCAGTGGCGCTTCGCCAATGGCGGTTTCGATCAGGTAGATGTACGCCTGGGCGGTGATGACATCGTCTATCGCCTGACGCAGGAACCGGCCGCGTCCGGTGCGCTGTACAGCGATGGCCGGTTGTCCTTCCACACCAAGGGTGAGGAAGGCCTGGTCTACTGGACGGCCAGCGATGACCTGATCGGGCGCGGCTGCAAGGCGCCGTGA
- a CDS encoding phosphoglycerate kinase, giving the protein MTVLKMTDLDLAGKRVLIREDLNVPVKDGVVKSDARILASLPTIKLALEKGAAVLVCSHLGRPEEGVYSEEDSLAPVAAYLSKALGRDVPLVKDYLGGVEVKPGELVLLENVRFNKGEKKNTDELAQQYAALCDVFVMDAFGTAHRAQGSTHGVAKFAKVACAGPLLAAELDALGKALDKPARPMLAIVAGSKVSTKLDVLNSLADICDSLIVGGGIANTFLAAAGLPVGKSLYEADLVDTAKAIAAKVSVPLPVDVVVAKAFAEDAEATVKAVKDVAEDDMILDIGPQTAAMFAEMLKASQTILWNGPVGVFEFDQFGNGTKALALAIAESPAFSIAGGGDTLAAIDKYGVAEQISYISTGGGAFLEFVEGKVLPAVEVLEQRAQ; this is encoded by the coding sequence ATGACCGTTCTGAAGATGACCGACCTCGACCTCGCTGGTAAGCGCGTGTTGATCCGCGAAGACCTCAACGTCCCGGTGAAGGACGGTGTGGTCAAGAGCGATGCGCGTATCCTCGCCTCCCTGCCGACCATCAAGCTGGCGCTGGAAAAAGGCGCGGCCGTGCTGGTCTGCTCGCACCTGGGCCGCCCGGAAGAGGGCGTCTACAGCGAGGAAGACAGCCTGGCGCCGGTCGCGGCCTACCTGAGCAAGGCGCTCGGTCGTGACGTGCCGCTGGTCAAGGACTACCTCGGCGGTGTCGAGGTCAAGCCTGGCGAGCTGGTGCTGCTGGAGAACGTGCGTTTCAACAAGGGCGAAAAGAAGAACACCGATGAGCTGGCCCAGCAGTACGCCGCCCTGTGCGACGTGTTCGTGATGGACGCCTTCGGTACCGCACACCGCGCCCAGGGCTCGACCCATGGCGTGGCCAAGTTCGCCAAGGTCGCCTGCGCCGGCCCGCTGCTGGCTGCCGAACTGGACGCCCTGGGCAAGGCGCTGGACAAGCCGGCCCGGCCAATGCTGGCCATCGTCGCCGGCTCCAAGGTGTCGACCAAGCTCGACGTGCTCAACTCCCTGGCCGATATCTGCGACTCGCTGATCGTCGGTGGCGGCATCGCCAACACCTTCCTCGCCGCTGCCGGCCTGCCAGTGGGCAAGTCGTTGTACGAAGCCGATCTGGTCGACACCGCCAAGGCCATCGCGGCCAAGGTCAGCGTACCGCTGCCGGTTGACGTGGTGGTGGCCAAGGCCTTCGCCGAGGATGCCGAGGCCACCGTCAAGGCGGTCAAGGACGTGGCCGAGGACGACATGATCCTCGACATCGGCCCGCAAACCGCGGCGATGTTCGCCGAGATGCTCAAGGCCTCGCAGACCATCCTGTGGAACGGCCCGGTCGGCGTGTTCGAGTTCGACCAGTTCGGCAATGGCACCAAGGCGCTGGCCCTGGCCATCGCTGAAAGCCCGGCGTTCTCCATCGCCGGCGGTGGCGACACCCTGGCGGCCATCGACAAGTACGGCGTGGCCGAGCAGATCTCCTACATTTCTACTGGTGGCGGCGCGTTCCTCGAGTTCGTCGAAGGCAAGGTGCTGCCGGCTGTGGAAGTGCTGGAGCAGCGCGCGCAGTAA
- a CDS encoding PQQ-dependent sugar dehydrogenase yields MLRSTRALMLCALFVSTPLLALDYRIETFSEGLENPWAVAFLPDGRKLVTERVGRLRIIEADGSVDPEPVAGLPEAFIAAQAGLMDVVLDPDYRENRWLYLTYAYGSADANNTRLARARLVGNELQDVEVLFTAEPLKAGAAHYGGRIAFLADKTLVLTLGDGFDWREQAQNPANHLGKIVRLNRDGSVPQDNPLVSQEGAAAEIYSLGHRNVQGIFYDAEHDRLYSHEHGPRGGDELNLIEAGNNYGWPLATFGIDYTGARVSPYTELPGLTAPLLHWTPSVAPSSLTLYRGELFPDWQGDLFAATLAERSVRRIRVRDGMLAGEEILFEELGERIRDVRSGPDGALYLLTDSPQGRLLRVVPSE; encoded by the coding sequence ATGTTGAGAAGCACCCGCGCGCTGATGCTCTGCGCCCTGTTCGTCAGTACGCCGCTGCTGGCGCTGGATTACCGCATCGAAACCTTCAGCGAAGGGCTGGAGAATCCCTGGGCCGTGGCCTTTCTGCCCGACGGACGCAAGCTGGTTACCGAGCGCGTTGGCCGTTTGCGCATCATCGAAGCCGACGGCAGTGTCGATCCCGAGCCGGTAGCGGGCCTGCCCGAGGCGTTCATCGCCGCACAGGCTGGTCTGATGGACGTGGTGCTGGACCCGGACTACCGCGAAAACCGCTGGCTGTACCTGACCTATGCCTATGGCTCGGCTGACGCCAACAATACGCGTCTGGCGCGCGCTCGCCTGGTGGGCAACGAGCTGCAGGACGTCGAGGTGTTGTTCACCGCCGAGCCGCTCAAGGCCGGCGCTGCGCACTATGGCGGGCGTATCGCGTTTCTCGCCGACAAGACCCTGGTGCTGACGCTGGGCGACGGCTTCGACTGGCGTGAGCAGGCGCAGAATCCGGCCAATCACCTGGGCAAGATCGTGCGCCTGAATCGTGATGGCAGCGTACCGCAGGACAATCCGCTGGTAAGCCAGGAGGGCGCTGCGGCGGAGATCTACAGCCTCGGTCATCGCAACGTGCAGGGCATTTTCTATGATGCCGAACACGATCGCCTGTACAGCCACGAGCACGGCCCGCGTGGTGGCGATGAGCTCAACCTGATCGAAGCCGGCAACAACTACGGCTGGCCGCTGGCAACCTTCGGTATCGATTACACCGGTGCGCGCGTCAGCCCCTACACCGAGCTGCCGGGGCTGACCGCACCACTGCTGCACTGGACACCCTCGGTAGCGCCGTCGAGCCTGACCCTGTATCGCGGCGAGCTGTTCCCCGACTGGCAGGGTGACCTGTTCGCCGCCACCCTGGCTGAGCGTAGCGTGCGGCGTATTCGTGTGCGCGACGGCATGCTGGCCGGTGAAGAAATCCTCTTCGAGGAGCTGGGCGAGCGTATCCGCGATGTGCGCAGTGGCCCCGATGGCGCGCTCTACCTGCTCACCGACAGTCCGCAGGGGCGTCTGCTACGGGTGGTGCCCAGCGAGTAA
- a CDS encoding DUF2789 domain-containing protein: protein MEPPVHDLATLFKQLGLAHDEAGIEAFIKTHAPLPDTRKLADAAFWTPAQAAFLREKILEDADWAEVVDQLNVRLRG from the coding sequence ATGGAACCGCCCGTTCACGACCTAGCAACGCTGTTCAAGCAACTCGGCCTGGCTCATGACGAGGCCGGCATCGAAGCCTTCATCAAAACCCATGCACCGCTGCCAGATACTCGCAAACTGGCCGATGCGGCGTTCTGGACCCCGGCGCAGGCGGCCTTCCTGCGCGAGAAAATCCTCGAGGACGCCGACTGGGCCGAGGTGGTCGATCAGCTCAACGTGCGCCTGCGCGGTTAG
- the yccS gene encoding YccS family putative transporter, whose protein sequence is MPRPRLRQSLRRLWALDKFSTSLRVFIALAGALALCGWQGWTHALIPLFLGIIASALTETDDSWQGRLGAVLVTLACFSAAAYAVEFLFPYPWLFVIALALSAFCLTLLGALGERFATLGSGTLILAVYSMIGVEQRGGVAGLWLEPLLLVAGAAWYGLLSVIWHGLFAHQPVQQSLARLFRELGKYLKLKAALFEPVRQLDVEQRRLELAQQNGRVVSALNAAKEIILHRVGNGRPGPKVNRYLKLYFLAQDIHERASSSHYPYNELAEAFFHSDVLFRCQRLLRLHGEACQRLGSAIELRQPFEYRELCSQALEDLHASLDHLHLQSNPAWRRLLRSLGALAGNLASLDQLLSNASNPDALADEQDNSLLDREPHSLREVIERIGQQLTPTSLLFRHALRLAIALAAGYGLLHLIHPTQGYWILLTTLFVCQPNYGATRLKLVQRIAGTLLGLGLGWALFDLFPDPRIQALFAVVAGVAFFATRSTRYTLATAAITLLVLFCFNQIGNGYGLFLPRLVDTLLGGMIAGLAVFLILPDWQGRRLGHMLASTLSCNSAYLRQIIAQYAHGKRDDLGYRLARRNAHNADAALSTTLGNMLMEPGHFRKDADLGFRFLVLSHTLLSYLSGLGAHRGEQLPQAAQAQLLEQAEALASSLDEIASGLRGEQPLAIHSDEEQALAQRLEQIADDTDERQRLVQTQLALICRQLAPLRTLAAHLGKDSGRRREP, encoded by the coding sequence ATGCCCCGCCCTCGTCTTCGTCAATCACTGCGGCGCCTCTGGGCGCTGGACAAGTTCAGCACCAGCCTGCGGGTGTTCATCGCCCTGGCAGGCGCCCTGGCGCTGTGCGGGTGGCAGGGCTGGACTCACGCTCTGATCCCGCTGTTTCTCGGCATCATCGCCAGCGCTCTGACCGAGACCGACGACAGCTGGCAAGGTCGCCTCGGCGCGGTGCTGGTCACCCTGGCCTGCTTCAGTGCGGCGGCCTATGCGGTGGAATTTCTCTTTCCCTATCCCTGGCTGTTCGTCATCGCCCTGGCGCTGTCGGCGTTCTGCCTGACCCTGCTCGGCGCCCTGGGCGAACGCTTTGCCACCCTTGGCTCCGGCACCCTGATCCTCGCCGTGTACAGCATGATCGGCGTCGAACAGCGCGGCGGTGTTGCCGGTCTGTGGCTGGAGCCGCTGCTGCTGGTGGCCGGCGCCGCCTGGTACGGCCTGCTGTCGGTGATCTGGCATGGCCTGTTCGCCCATCAGCCAGTGCAGCAGAGCCTGGCCCGGCTGTTTCGCGAACTGGGCAAGTACCTCAAGCTCAAGGCTGCACTGTTCGAGCCGGTGCGCCAGCTGGATGTCGAGCAGCGCCGGCTGGAGTTGGCGCAGCAGAACGGGCGCGTGGTGTCGGCGCTCAATGCGGCCAAGGAGATCATCCTGCACCGGGTCGGCAATGGTCGCCCCGGGCCCAAGGTCAATCGCTACCTGAAGCTGTATTTCCTCGCCCAGGACATCCACGAGCGCGCCAGCTCCTCGCACTATCCCTATAACGAACTGGCCGAAGCCTTCTTTCACAGCGACGTGTTGTTTCGCTGCCAGCGCCTGCTGCGCCTGCACGGCGAAGCCTGCCAGCGTCTGGGCAGCGCCATCGAGTTGCGTCAGCCGTTCGAGTACCGCGAACTGTGCAGCCAGGCGCTGGAAGACCTGCATGCCTCGCTCGACCACCTGCACCTGCAGAGCAACCCGGCCTGGCGCCGCCTGCTGCGCTCGCTCGGTGCACTGGCCGGCAACCTGGCCAGCCTCGATCAACTGCTGAGCAACGCCAGTAACCCCGATGCCCTGGCCGATGAACAGGACAACAGCCTGCTCGATCGCGAACCGCATTCGTTGCGCGAGGTCATCGAGCGGATCGGCCAGCAACTGACACCGACCTCGCTGCTGTTTCGCCATGCCCTGCGCCTGGCCATCGCCCTGGCCGCCGGCTACGGCCTGCTGCACCTGATTCACCCGACCCAGGGTTACTGGATTCTGCTCACCACGCTGTTCGTCTGCCAACCGAACTACGGCGCCACGCGCCTGAAACTGGTGCAGCGCATCGCCGGCACCCTGCTCGGCCTGGGCCTCGGTTGGGCACTGTTCGACCTGTTTCCCGATCCGCGTATCCAGGCGCTGTTCGCCGTGGTCGCCGGGGTCGCCTTCTTCGCCACGCGCAGCACGCGCTACACCCTGGCCACGGCAGCGATCACCCTGCTGGTGCTGTTCTGCTTCAACCAGATCGGCAATGGCTACGGCCTGTTCCTGCCGCGCCTGGTCGACACCCTGCTCGGCGGCATGATCGCCGGGCTGGCGGTGTTCCTGATCCTGCCGGACTGGCAGGGTCGACGCCTGGGGCACATGCTCGCCAGCACCCTGAGCTGCAACAGCGCCTACCTGCGGCAGATCATCGCCCAGTACGCCCACGGCAAGCGTGACGACCTCGGTTACCGCCTGGCCCGGCGCAACGCGCACAACGCCGATGCGGCGCTGTCCACCACCCTCGGCAACATGCTGATGGAGCCGGGCCACTTCCGTAAGGATGCCGACCTCGGCTTTCGCTTCCTGGTACTGTCGCACACCCTGCTCAGCTACCTTTCCGGACTTGGCGCTCACCGTGGCGAACAGTTGCCGCAGGCAGCCCAGGCACAATTGCTGGAACAGGCCGAAGCGCTGGCGAGCAGCCTCGATGAAATTGCCAGCGGCCTGCGCGGCGAGCAGCCTCTGGCCATCCACAGCGATGAAGAACAGGCACTGGCGCAACGCCTGGAACAGATCGCCGATGACACCGACGAACGCCAGCGTCTGGTGCAGACGCAACTGGCGCTGATCTGCCGTCAACTCGCTCCCCTGCGCACCCTGGCGGCGCACCTGGGAAAAGATTCCGGACGGCGCAGGGAGCCGTAA
- a CDS encoding YgjP-like metallopeptidase domain-containing protein, with the protein MRYTGAPDQNGVVVVKYLQGYPVALQQQVRQLIADDRLGDYLAQRYPGRHAVQSDKALYGYVMALKQEHLKNAPAIDKVLYDNRLDLTHRALGLHTAISRVQGGKLKAKKEIRVASLFREAAPTFLQMIVVHELAHLKESEHNKAFYKLCEHMLPGYAQIEFDLRLYLTWREMTGAG; encoded by the coding sequence ATCCGTTACACTGGCGCTCCTGATCAGAATGGGGTCGTAGTGGTGAAGTACCTACAGGGTTATCCGGTTGCCTTGCAGCAACAGGTTCGCCAACTCATTGCCGATGACCGCCTCGGCGACTACCTGGCACAGCGCTATCCGGGGCGACATGCGGTGCAGAGCGACAAGGCGCTGTACGGCTACGTGATGGCGCTCAAGCAGGAGCACCTGAAGAATGCGCCGGCCATCGACAAGGTGCTCTACGACAATCGCCTCGACCTCACCCACCGCGCGCTCGGTCTGCACACGGCGATTTCACGGGTGCAGGGCGGCAAGCTGAAGGCGAAGAAGGAAATTCGTGTCGCTTCGCTGTTTCGCGAGGCGGCGCCAACCTTCCTGCAGATGATCGTGGTGCATGAGCTGGCGCACCTGAAAGAGAGCGAGCACAACAAGGCCTTCTACAAGCTCTGCGAGCACATGCTGCCAGGTTATGCGCAGATCGAATTCGACCTGCGCCTGTACCTGACCTGGCGCGAGATGACCGGCGCCGGCTAA
- a CDS encoding sensor domain-containing diguanylate cyclase, with protein sequence MSAAHSTARIPLLWLFLTLCLLLPEAHALTRLDENTPPIDLQDVASYLEDPQAAMSLAEVQADTASFLPAHARDGLGFGYVDGVVWLRLELQSIAQVPLYWRLELNYASLDEVRLYDVAAGTVREARSGDTVPYRERAIGHRNPVFEISLQPGEQRTLYLRVDSRGSMTLSGALMSLRDFEQHSQNGYLAHAIYFGVLIALGLYNLLLFLALRERPFLNYVLFMCAFALSVLSLNGLGAQYLWSEGAPWSNRILPVSLVAAALLSVVFARSFLDTRQWLPRWDKGLLMLSIAIGAAVLASVLLPLQRALQLMSLTGLIATLTLLLTSFVCVGYRVPGARLFALAWLTLLSGAVLLALRNFALIPSNFLTLYAMQIGSGLEMILLSFALAARFNELKRQREAALQLNEQILAKRVTERTQALEQANQRLSELALQDPLTGLANRTALQQHLEQALARSQRRHELLALMLIDLDGFKPINDRHGHGFGDQVLTEIAQRLRQYIRDGDLPARLGGDEFVVVCENVQSADDAQYLARRLLEGLDTPMHLEDRSVRVGASIGIALSQGDDDATRLIRSADAAMYRAKAEGRNRVQLATQYL encoded by the coding sequence ATGTCTGCAGCCCACTCAACTGCACGCATTCCCCTGCTGTGGTTGTTCCTGACCCTGTGCCTGCTGCTGCCTGAAGCGCATGCCCTGACCCGGCTGGACGAGAATACGCCGCCCATCGACCTGCAGGATGTGGCCAGCTACCTGGAAGATCCCCAGGCCGCCATGAGCCTCGCCGAGGTGCAGGCTGACACAGCCTCCTTCCTGCCTGCTCATGCACGTGATGGCCTGGGTTTTGGTTACGTAGACGGCGTGGTATGGCTACGCCTGGAATTGCAGTCAATCGCCCAGGTGCCCCTGTACTGGCGCCTGGAGCTGAACTACGCCTCGCTGGATGAAGTACGCCTCTACGATGTGGCTGCCGGCACCGTACGCGAAGCGCGCAGTGGCGATACCGTGCCTTACCGCGAGCGCGCCATTGGCCACCGCAACCCGGTCTTCGAGATCAGCCTGCAACCTGGCGAGCAGCGCACGCTGTACCTGCGTGTCGACTCGCGCGGCAGCATGACCCTCAGCGGCGCGCTGATGTCCTTGCGCGATTTCGAGCAGCACAGCCAGAACGGCTACCTGGCGCATGCCATCTACTTCGGCGTGCTGATCGCCCTGGGGCTGTACAACCTGCTGCTGTTTCTCGCCCTGCGCGAGCGACCTTTCCTCAACTACGTGCTGTTCATGTGCGCCTTTGCCCTCAGCGTGCTGTCACTCAATGGCCTCGGCGCGCAATACCTGTGGTCTGAAGGCGCGCCCTGGAGCAACCGCATCCTGCCGGTCAGCCTGGTGGCAGCCGCGTTGCTGTCGGTGGTATTCGCCCGCAGCTTTCTCGATACCCGCCAGTGGCTGCCACGCTGGGACAAGGGCCTGCTGATGCTGTCCATCGCCATCGGTGCAGCCGTCTTGGCCAGTGTGCTGCTGCCACTGCAGCGCGCGCTGCAGCTGATGTCGCTGACCGGCCTGATCGCCACCCTGACCCTGCTGCTGACCAGTTTCGTCTGCGTTGGCTACCGGGTGCCTGGCGCACGCCTGTTCGCCCTGGCCTGGCTGACGCTGCTCAGCGGAGCGGTGCTGCTGGCACTGCGCAACTTCGCCCTGATCCCGTCGAACTTCCTCACCCTGTACGCCATGCAGATCGGCTCGGGGCTGGAAATGATCCTGCTGTCCTTCGCCCTGGCGGCACGCTTCAACGAGCTCAAGCGCCAACGCGAAGCCGCGCTACAGCTCAACGAGCAGATCCTCGCCAAGCGCGTCACCGAACGCACCCAGGCCCTGGAACAGGCCAATCAGCGCCTCAGTGAGCTGGCCCTGCAGGACCCACTGACCGGCCTGGCCAACCGCACCGCCCTGCAGCAACACCTGGAGCAGGCACTGGCGCGCAGCCAGCGGCGCCACGAACTGCTCGCGCTGATGCTGATCGACCTGGACGGTTTCAAGCCGATCAACGACCGGCATGGCCATGGCTTTGGCGACCAGGTGCTGACCGAGATCGCCCAGCGTCTGCGCCAGTACATCCGCGATGGCGACCTGCCGGCGCGCCTGGGTGGCGACGAGTTCGTGGTGGTCTGCGAGAACGTGCAATCGGCAGACGATGCCCAGTATCTGGCCAGGCGCCTGCTGGAAGGGCTGGACACGCCGATGCATCTGGAAGATCGTAGCGTGCGGGTGGGCGCCAGCATCGGTATCGCCCTGAGCCAGGGTGACGACGATGCCACCCGCCTGATTCGTTCGGCCGACGCTGCCATGTACCGGGCCAAGGCTGAAGGACGTAATCGCGTGCAACTGGCCACCCAATACCTTTGA
- a CDS encoding GreA/GreB family elongation factor, giving the protein MDKNLLRQDVLSHLQSDLEQATLAAATAHEAATHEENVAENKYDTLGLEAAYLASGQARRVEELRQTLITWRQLRPRPFDETQGIELGALIELVDAQEQRRWLFLGPQGASMKLQQAGHSIQVLGSTAPLGRALLGKGPGDEISLSMAGGAQSFEVLSVE; this is encoded by the coding sequence ATGGACAAGAACCTGCTGCGGCAAGACGTACTCAGCCATCTGCAGAGCGATCTCGAGCAGGCCACCCTCGCCGCCGCCACCGCCCATGAAGCGGCGACACACGAAGAGAACGTCGCCGAAAACAAGTACGACACCCTGGGGCTGGAAGCGGCCTATCTGGCCAGCGGTCAGGCGCGTCGCGTCGAAGAGCTGCGGCAGACGCTGATCACCTGGCGCCAGTTGCGCCCGCGTCCGTTCGACGAGACTCAGGGCATCGAGCTGGGTGCCCTGATAGAGCTGGTCGACGCCCAGGAGCAGCGACGCTGGCTGTTTCTCGGCCCACAGGGCGCGAGCATGAAGCTGCAGCAGGCCGGTCACTCGATTCAGGTGCTCGGCAGTACCGCGCCACTGGGCCGCGCCCTGCTGGGCAAGGGGCCAGGCGATGAAATCAGCCTGTCCATGGCTGGCGGTGCGCAATCCTTCGAGGTGCTCAGCGTCGAGTAA
- a CDS encoding IS5 family transposase produces the protein MPRLLLNDEHWSKLREILLHKAIYNKRDLRMTVEGMLYRMRTGCPWRDLPKEFGNWNKVYKRFNAWSAAGKWFKVFKMLVEEPDMEWVFIDGSYAKAHQHSAGAASANDEAIGKSRAGNTSKIHLAVDAHGLPIEFEITGGQINDCTQAPALISKLPAAETIVADKGYDSERIREQVERQGAKAVIPRKRNSVKGNANLDRGLYRNRHLVENAFARLKHYRAVASRFDKLKRNYESVVAMACAFLWLPM, from the coding sequence ATGCCCCGATTACTACTCAACGACGAGCATTGGTCGAAGCTGCGGGAAATTCTCCTGCACAAGGCCATCTACAACAAGCGTGATCTACGAATGACCGTGGAGGGCATGCTGTACCGCATGCGCACGGGATGTCCCTGGAGAGACCTGCCCAAGGAGTTTGGTAACTGGAATAAGGTCTACAAACGCTTCAACGCATGGTCTGCTGCCGGCAAATGGTTCAAGGTCTTCAAGATGCTGGTGGAGGAGCCCGACATGGAGTGGGTGTTCATTGATGGCAGCTATGCCAAGGCTCACCAGCACAGCGCAGGTGCTGCCAGCGCAAACGATGAAGCTATAGGGAAAAGCCGAGCCGGCAATACCAGCAAGATTCATCTGGCGGTGGACGCCCATGGCTTGCCCATCGAGTTTGAAATCACGGGAGGCCAAATCAATGACTGCACTCAGGCACCCGCATTGATTTCCAAGCTCCCAGCGGCAGAAACCATCGTTGCGGATAAGGGCTATGACAGCGAGAGAATCCGAGAGCAAGTTGAGCGACAAGGGGCCAAGGCCGTGATCCCGAGGAAGCGTAACTCTGTGAAAGGCAACGCGAATCTGGACAGAGGTCTGTACCGCAATCGCCACCTGGTGGAAAACGCTTTCGCCCGGCTGAAGCACTACCGGGCGGTGGCCTCTCGATTCGACAAGCTCAAGAGAAATTACGAGAGCGTGGTGGCCATGGCCTGCGCCTTCCTATGGTTGCCCATGTAA